A genomic window from Micromonospora violae includes:
- a CDS encoding glycosyltransferase family 4 protein, whose protein sequence is MSLDAHVIDINPARQLRVLMLSWEYPPVLVGGLGRHVHALSVALAAAGHEVTVVTRHGDGAPLEEYADGVRILRAPEDPVTFPLATNSLLAWTMAFNHTLTRTALRATQAGGYDVIHAHDWLVAHTAMTLRDHLDIPLVTTIHATEAGRHQGWLPEEMNRTIHGVEHWLSNSSIRVITCSGYMRDQVTQLFDVPAAQVDVVPNGVDDRAWRARPRAVASARARFAADGPLVGYAGRLVYEKGVQHLVHAVPRLRERHPGLRVVIAGDGPYRTELEAEARRLALSSTVRFTGFLDATQLPAMLGATDATVVPSLYEPFGMVALEAAAAGAPLAVARTGGLAEIVEPGVTGVTFPHSDPDALAGAVGQLLGDEVFARRLARRARTMVGQRYGWATIAARTTASYATARREHGPVQARRAAARLAGGRPRIAIPEGNLFATADHAAS, encoded by the coding sequence ATGTCACTCGATGCCCACGTGATCGACATCAACCCCGCCCGACAGTTGCGGGTGCTGATGCTCTCCTGGGAGTACCCGCCGGTGCTCGTCGGCGGTCTCGGCCGACACGTGCACGCCCTCTCCGTCGCCCTCGCCGCCGCCGGCCACGAGGTCACCGTCGTCACCCGCCACGGCGACGGCGCACCCCTGGAGGAGTACGCCGACGGCGTGCGCATCCTGCGCGCTCCCGAGGACCCGGTGACGTTCCCCCTCGCCACCAACTCACTCCTGGCCTGGACCATGGCCTTCAACCACACCCTCACCCGCACCGCCCTGCGCGCCACCCAGGCCGGCGGCTACGACGTCATCCACGCCCACGACTGGCTCGTCGCCCACACCGCGATGACGCTGCGCGACCACCTGGACATCCCGCTGGTCACCACCATCCACGCCACCGAGGCCGGCCGGCACCAGGGCTGGCTGCCCGAGGAGATGAACCGCACCATCCACGGCGTCGAACACTGGCTCAGCAACTCGTCCATTCGGGTGATCACCTGCTCCGGATACATGCGCGACCAGGTGACCCAACTCTTCGACGTACCGGCCGCCCAGGTCGACGTGGTGCCCAACGGAGTCGACGACCGGGCCTGGCGGGCCCGCCCCCGAGCGGTCGCGTCGGCCCGGGCACGCTTCGCCGCCGACGGCCCGCTGGTCGGGTACGCCGGACGGTTGGTCTACGAGAAGGGCGTCCAGCACCTGGTGCACGCCGTACCCCGGCTGCGCGAACGGCACCCGGGGCTGCGCGTGGTGATCGCCGGCGACGGCCCGTACCGCACCGAGCTGGAGGCGGAGGCCCGGCGGCTGGCGCTCAGCTCGACCGTCCGGTTCACCGGCTTCCTCGACGCCACCCAACTGCCGGCGATGCTCGGCGCCACCGACGCGACAGTGGTCCCCAGCCTCTACGAGCCGTTCGGCATGGTGGCGCTGGAGGCCGCAGCCGCCGGCGCACCCCTGGCGGTGGCCCGCACCGGCGGCCTCGCCGAGATCGTCGAGCCCGGCGTGACCGGGGTGACGTTCCCGCACAGCGACCCGGACGCGCTCGCCGGCGCGGTCGGCCAACTGCTCGGCGACGAGGTCTTCGCCCGGCGGCTGGCCCGCAGGGCCCGCACGATGGTCGGCCAACGGTACGGCTGGGCCACCATCGCGGCCCGCACCACCGCCAGCTACGCCACCGCCCGCCGCGAACACGGCCCCGTGCAGGCCCGACGCGCCGCCGCCCGACTGGCCGGCGGACGCCCCCGGATCGCCATCCCGGAGGGGAACCTGTTCGCCACCGCCGACCACGCCGCGAGCTGA
- a CDS encoding serine/threonine-protein kinase, with protein sequence MLITGRYRLLDLVGRGGMGRVWRARDEMLHREVAVKEIVPPSWLAEHERAEVRARTMREARAAARLNHPAVVRLYDVVAVEGSPWIVMEYVPSRTLQDVVDAEGPLEPARAARIGLAVLDALQAAHTAGVLHRDIKPQNVLVAHDGRVMLTDFGLATFDGGDGATTRPGMVLGSPQYVAPERAAEGVSTVAADLWSLGATLHAAVEGQSPYARSTAMATLSALAANPPDPAPHAGALAPVLDGLLRRDPRDRLDHDTARRLLTTAATGHTDPPSATDQPSADGPASKRADQTSPADDPDDSDPTIPLPNPGAAVSVSPTPAPDPAAGRTARRVAVVAVALLVAVVAGVGTALVVTGDEPGDTTGWSSPQPNRPPNDGPFGPGRPPAGRNLPPPPFACVRPEIVGTPVRAGAAHSGEEFRPPPGWVWHADTAGFRVSVPATWVTSRDDSVTCFQDPATGRALSIAGGDAVDPLQRLRTTRDAAAKAGALPGYNEIRLAAGDGGAEWECRWQTPHGSWLHARQQIFHANRWTLGWITRDEDWAMAAADWELVRDSFRPPR encoded by the coding sequence GTGCTGATCACGGGTCGGTACCGGCTGCTCGACCTGGTGGGTCGCGGGGGCATGGGTCGGGTCTGGCGCGCCCGCGACGAGATGCTGCACCGCGAGGTAGCGGTCAAGGAGATCGTTCCACCGAGTTGGTTGGCCGAACATGAACGGGCCGAGGTGCGCGCGCGCACCATGCGGGAGGCGCGCGCCGCGGCCCGACTCAACCACCCCGCCGTGGTCCGGCTCTACGACGTCGTCGCGGTCGAGGGCAGCCCATGGATCGTCATGGAGTACGTCCCGTCCCGCACCCTCCAGGACGTGGTGGACGCCGAAGGGCCCCTGGAACCGGCCCGCGCGGCCCGGATCGGCCTGGCCGTGCTCGACGCCCTACAGGCCGCGCACACCGCCGGGGTGCTGCACCGCGACATCAAACCGCAGAACGTACTGGTGGCGCACGACGGACGGGTGATGCTCACCGACTTCGGGCTGGCCACCTTCGACGGCGGCGACGGCGCGACGACCCGCCCCGGCATGGTCCTGGGCTCCCCGCAGTACGTGGCCCCGGAGCGGGCCGCCGAGGGGGTGTCCACGGTGGCCGCCGACCTGTGGTCGCTCGGGGCGACCCTGCACGCCGCCGTGGAGGGGCAGTCCCCGTACGCCCGCAGCACCGCGATGGCCACCCTCAGCGCGCTCGCCGCCAACCCGCCGGACCCGGCCCCCCACGCAGGGGCGCTCGCGCCGGTGCTGGACGGGCTGCTGCGCCGCGACCCGCGCGACCGCCTCGACCACGACACGGCCCGACGGTTGCTCACCACGGCCGCGACCGGCCACACCGACCCGCCGTCGGCCACCGACCAGCCCTCGGCCGACGGGCCGGCGTCGAAGCGGGCCGACCAAACCAGCCCGGCCGACGACCCCGACGACTCCGACCCCACCATTCCGCTGCCCAACCCGGGCGCCGCCGTCAGCGTCTCCCCCACGCCGGCCCCGGATCCGGCCGCCGGGCGTACCGCGCGTCGGGTGGCGGTGGTCGCCGTCGCGCTGCTGGTAGCCGTGGTGGCCGGCGTCGGCACCGCCCTGGTCGTCACCGGGGACGAACCCGGCGACACCACCGGCTGGTCCTCCCCGCAGCCGAACCGTCCGCCCAACGACGGACCGTTCGGCCCCGGTCGGCCACCAGCCGGCCGGAACCTCCCCCCGCCCCCGTTCGCCTGTGTCCGTCCGGAGATCGTCGGGACGCCCGTGCGGGCCGGGGCAGCGCACTCGGGCGAGGAGTTCCGGCCACCGCCCGGCTGGGTCTGGCACGCCGACACCGCCGGCTTCCGGGTCTCCGTCCCGGCGACCTGGGTGACCTCCCGCGACGACAGCGTGACGTGCTTCCAGGACCCGGCGACCGGACGGGCCCTCAGCATCGCCGGGGGCGACGCCGTCGATCCCCTTCAGCGGCTGCGCACCACCCGCGACGCGGCGGCCAAGGCGGGCGCGTTGCCGGGGTACAACGAGATCCGGCTCGCCGCGGGTGACGGCGGAGCCGAGTGGGAGTGCCGCTGGCAGACACCGCACGGGTCGTGGCTGCACGCCCGGCAACAGATCTTCCACGCCAACCGGTGGACGCTGGGTTGGATCACCCGCGACGAGGACTGGGCCATGGCCGCAGCCGACTGGGAACTGGTCCGAGATAGTTTCCGACCACCCCGCTGA
- a CDS encoding serine/threonine-protein kinase has translation MHQLLIAGRYRLLDLVGTGGMGRVWLARDEMLHRDVAVKEVVPPSWLAETERAELRLRTLREARTAARLNHPNVVRLYDVVHDRDSPWIVMEYVPSRSVQQIITAEGPLSPQRTARIGLAVLAALRAAHAAGVLHRDVKPPNVLVADDGRVVLTDFGLATFDGGDGVMTGPGTVLGSPQFVAPERAREGVSDVRTDMWSLGATLYATVEGQSPYARSSAMATLSALATEPPDPMRRAGPLRPVLTGLLQRDPWRRLTAVEAEPLLRRAAASPEEPSGSVRSSAVAAVRSAGRAIAPLPVEPVTPSGDLPTPRPRPPRRPGRRRRLITLGGAATALLVAGGVTLALVNRHDDRTPPSGSGGGAPTARPAAFACASSPPPSAAPVVAVAPPPDVRYGLPEGWTWYDDPSGFRIAAPVGWARWSEGTATCFRKSGGSRVLSVEAGPARADPVAYWRAEEARLIAIEALPDYRRVDISAMNIFAGGAVWECGWQNALGVSVHSFRLLANTSADRSYTVSWLTEEFDWQVNAAYLPMIRQSFTPTL, from the coding sequence GTGCATCAGTTGCTGATCGCGGGTCGGTACCGGCTGCTCGACCTGGTCGGCACCGGCGGAATGGGCCGGGTGTGGCTCGCTCGCGACGAGATGCTGCATCGCGACGTGGCGGTGAAGGAGGTCGTGCCGCCGTCCTGGCTGGCCGAGACCGAGCGCGCGGAATTGCGGCTGCGGACCCTGCGGGAGGCCCGCACCGCCGCCCGGCTCAACCATCCCAACGTGGTCCGCCTCTACGACGTGGTCCACGACCGGGACAGCCCGTGGATCGTGATGGAGTACGTGCCGTCGCGGTCGGTGCAGCAGATCATCACCGCCGAGGGGCCGCTGAGCCCGCAGCGGACCGCCCGGATCGGGCTGGCGGTGCTCGCCGCGCTGCGGGCCGCGCACGCCGCCGGGGTGCTGCACCGCGACGTGAAGCCGCCCAACGTGCTGGTCGCCGACGACGGGCGGGTGGTGCTCACCGACTTCGGGCTGGCCACCTTCGACGGTGGCGACGGTGTGATGACCGGGCCCGGCACGGTGCTCGGCTCACCGCAGTTCGTCGCCCCGGAACGGGCCCGCGAAGGGGTGTCCGACGTGCGGACCGACATGTGGTCGCTGGGCGCGACGCTCTACGCGACGGTTGAGGGGCAGTCACCGTACGCGCGCTCCAGCGCGATGGCGACGCTCAGCGCGCTGGCCACCGAACCACCGGACCCGATGCGTCGGGCCGGTCCGTTGCGTCCCGTCCTCACCGGCCTGTTGCAGCGCGACCCCTGGCGGCGACTGACCGCCGTCGAGGCGGAGCCGTTGCTGCGCCGCGCCGCGGCGAGCCCCGAGGAGCCCTCGGGGTCGGTCCGGTCCTCGGCGGTCGCGGCGGTCCGCAGCGCCGGCCGGGCCATCGCCCCACTCCCGGTCGAACCGGTGACCCCGTCGGGCGACCTGCCGACGCCGCGCCCGCGCCCGCCGCGTCGACCCGGTCGGCGCCGGCGCCTGATCACCCTGGGTGGTGCGGCCACCGCGCTGCTCGTCGCGGGAGGCGTCACGCTGGCGCTGGTCAACCGGCACGACGACCGGACTCCCCCGTCCGGCTCGGGTGGCGGCGCGCCGACCGCCCGGCCGGCGGCGTTCGCCTGCGCGTCATCCCCGCCACCGTCGGCGGCCCCGGTGGTGGCGGTGGCACCGCCGCCAGACGTCAGGTACGGGCTGCCCGAGGGGTGGACCTGGTACGACGACCCGAGCGGGTTTCGGATCGCCGCCCCGGTGGGTTGGGCACGCTGGAGCGAGGGCACGGCGACCTGCTTCCGCAAGTCCGGTGGGTCCCGGGTGCTCAGCGTCGAGGCGGGTCCGGCCCGCGCGGATCCGGTGGCGTACTGGCGGGCCGAGGAGGCTCGGCTGATTGCGATCGAGGCGTTGCCCGACTATCGCCGGGTGGACATCTCGGCGATGAACATCTTCGCGGGTGGTGCCGTGTGGGAGTGCGGCTGGCAGAACGCCCTCGGCGTGTCGGTGCACAGCTTCCGGCTGCTGGCCAACACCTCGGCCGACCGCTCGTACACCGTCTCGTGGTTGACAGAAGAGTTCGACTGGCAGGTCAACGCGGCATACTTGCCGATGATCCGGCAGAGCTTCACCCCCACCCTGTGA
- a CDS encoding metal-dependent hydrolase yields the protein MMGPQHALSGAAVWLAGSWALEQFADYHQSPLALAVGTAVCAGGALFPDLDMSGKVTKNQGGATVARTFGVFSLFAAEVMEKISLGVYYATKLSKDPRRNNGHRTLTHTLPFTALIGWGTTALCAAYGKWAVITILFFMFGLALRGLFDKWAERAGWVIITLASAGAAWFTYANLPGGRGYPLIGTALGVGCFVHILGDMITRAGVPILWPIPIKRRMWMMIGLPNRIALRVGSKAEVVGMRIALTAVSALATVGLVAPSVLRRFGVDV from the coding sequence ATGATGGGACCGCAGCACGCGCTGTCCGGCGCGGCGGTATGGTTGGCGGGCTCCTGGGCACTGGAGCAGTTCGCCGACTACCACCAGTCGCCGCTCGCGTTGGCGGTGGGCACCGCGGTGTGCGCCGGCGGCGCGCTCTTTCCCGACCTCGACATGTCAGGCAAGGTGACCAAGAACCAGGGCGGGGCCACCGTGGCCCGCACCTTCGGGGTCTTCTCACTCTTCGCCGCCGAAGTGATGGAGAAGATCTCCCTCGGGGTCTACTACGCCACGAAGCTCAGCAAGGACCCCCGCCGCAACAACGGGCACCGGACGCTGACCCACACGCTGCCGTTCACCGCGCTGATCGGTTGGGGCACCACCGCGCTGTGCGCCGCGTACGGCAAGTGGGCGGTCATCACCATCCTGTTCTTCATGTTCGGCCTGGCGCTACGCGGGCTGTTCGACAAGTGGGCCGAGCGGGCCGGCTGGGTGATCATCACGCTCGCGTCGGCCGGGGCGGCCTGGTTCACCTACGCCAACCTGCCCGGTGGGCGCGGCTATCCGCTGATCGGCACCGCGCTGGGCGTGGGCTGCTTCGTGCACATCCTCGGCGACATGATCACCCGAGCCGGCGTGCCGATCCTCTGGCCGATCCCGATCAAACGGCGCATGTGGATGATGATCGGTCTGCCGAACCGCATCGCCCTGCGCGTCGGCAGCAAGGCCGAGGTGGTCGGGATGCGCATCGCACTGACCGCCGTCTCGGCGCTGGCCACCGTCGGCTTGGTCGCGCCCTCGGTGCTGAGGCGATTCGGCGTCGACGTATGA
- a CDS encoding amidohydrolase family protein encodes MTDSAPVIPPVADERVPQFCRTLGLPGLADVHVHFLPPRLLRRVWAYFDAAGPLVGTEWPIRYRWSDADRVAHLRRLGVRAFSALAYAHRPGMAADLNRWTLDFARDTPGCLASATFYPEPEAPGYVAAALAEGARLFKVHLQVGGFAPTDPALDQVWGMLSDAGVPVVVHAGHAPVGTAHTGPDPFAALLARHPRLTAVVAHLGAPDYRAFLDLAETYERVRLDTTMAFTPFFDQFMPFPTDELPRLREVGLAGKVLLGSDFPNLPYPYADQITGLARLDLGDDWLRAVCWNSAAALFDLA; translated from the coding sequence ATGACCGATTCCGCGCCGGTGATCCCGCCGGTCGCGGACGAACGGGTGCCTCAGTTCTGCCGCACGCTGGGGCTGCCCGGTCTCGCCGACGTGCACGTGCACTTCCTGCCGCCGCGACTGCTGCGTCGGGTGTGGGCCTACTTCGACGCCGCCGGGCCGCTGGTCGGCACCGAATGGCCGATCCGCTACCGGTGGAGCGACGCCGACCGGGTCGCGCACCTGCGCCGGCTCGGGGTGCGGGCGTTCAGCGCGTTGGCGTACGCCCACCGGCCCGGCATGGCGGCGGACCTCAACCGCTGGACGCTGGATTTCGCCCGCGACACCCCCGGGTGCCTGGCCTCGGCCACGTTCTACCCGGAGCCGGAAGCCCCCGGGTACGTCGCGGCCGCCCTCGCCGAGGGTGCCCGGCTGTTCAAGGTGCACCTGCAGGTCGGCGGTTTCGCGCCGACCGATCCTGCGCTGGACCAGGTGTGGGGGATGTTGTCGGACGCGGGTGTGCCGGTGGTGGTGCACGCCGGGCACGCGCCGGTGGGGACCGCCCACACCGGCCCGGACCCGTTCGCCGCGCTGCTCGCCCGTCACCCTCGGCTGACCGCCGTGGTGGCGCACCTGGGCGCCCCGGACTATCGGGCGTTCCTGGACCTCGCGGAGACGTACGAGCGGGTCCGACTGGACACCACCATGGCCTTCACGCCCTTTTTCGACCAGTTCATGCCGTTCCCCACGGACGAACTGCCCCGGTTGCGTGAGGTGGGGCTGGCCGGCAAGGTGCTGCTGGGCAGCGACTTCCCGAACCTCCCGTACCCGTACGCCGACCAGATCACCGGGCTGGCCCGGCTGGACCTGGGCGACGACTGGCTGCGCGCGGTCTGCTGGAACAGCGCCGCCGCCCTGTTCGACCTGGCCTGA
- a CDS encoding LacI family DNA-binding transcriptional regulator, translated as MHDVARLAQVSVSTVSYVLTGTRPISQATRNKVLAAMAQLDYQPNAMARGLASRRSRILGLLMPMDERGLGATETAFVTGAAAAASVAGYHLVLSPVGGGNLDDLRRLASQRMLDGVVLMEVQLDDERVTVLQEAGVPLVLIGRTGDTSALSYVDIDFDQTVHEAVAHLVALGHRRIVYVNHSAATLASGYGPALRTRDAFTAAMTGHGLEPLMIAAEDSAAGGRAALAAAFAKAPDLTAVLAMNETAIFGILGELTGRGLAVPDDVSVVSMVTSPQVAELATPALTAMTSPGSALGRIAIEALTRHLDGPADLRHQQLLPCTLEVRGSTAAPRRLTLATAGPPSKDGG; from the coding sequence ATGCACGACGTCGCCCGCCTCGCGCAGGTCTCGGTCAGCACCGTCTCGTACGTGCTCACCGGCACCCGGCCGATCTCGCAGGCCACCCGCAACAAGGTGCTGGCCGCGATGGCGCAGCTCGACTACCAGCCCAACGCGATGGCCCGGGGGCTGGCCAGTCGCCGCAGCCGGATCCTCGGCCTGCTGATGCCGATGGACGAGCGCGGCCTCGGCGCCACCGAGACCGCGTTCGTCACCGGCGCCGCCGCGGCGGCCAGCGTCGCCGGCTACCACCTGGTGCTCTCGCCGGTCGGCGGGGGCAACCTCGACGACCTGCGCCGCCTGGCCAGCCAGCGGATGCTCGACGGGGTCGTGCTGATGGAGGTTCAGCTGGACGACGAGCGGGTCACCGTGCTCCAGGAGGCGGGGGTGCCGCTGGTGCTGATCGGGCGCACCGGCGACACCAGCGCGCTCTCCTACGTCGACATCGACTTCGACCAGACCGTCCACGAGGCCGTCGCGCACCTGGTCGCACTCGGCCACCGGCGGATCGTCTACGTCAACCACTCGGCCGCCACCTTGGCCAGCGGTTACGGGCCGGCGCTGCGGACCCGCGACGCCTTCACCGCGGCGATGACCGGGCACGGTCTGGAGCCGTTGATGATCGCCGCCGAGGACAGCGCCGCCGGCGGGCGGGCCGCCCTGGCCGCCGCGTTCGCCAAGGCGCCGGACCTGACCGCGGTGTTGGCCATGAACGAGACGGCGATCTTCGGCATCCTCGGCGAGTTGACCGGCCGCGGGTTGGCGGTGCCCGACGACGTCTCCGTCGTCTCGATGGTCACCTCGCCGCAGGTCGCCGAGCTGGCCACCCCGGCGCTGACCGCGATGACGTCGCCCGGCTCGGCGCTCGGCCGGATCGCCATCGAAGCGCTGACGCGCCACCTGGACGGTCCCGCGGACCTTCGTCACCAGCAACTGCTGCCGTGCACGTTGGAGGTTCGGGGGTCGACCGCCGCACCACGGCGGCTCACCCTGGCTACCGCTGGTCCACCGTCGAAAGACGGCGGCTGA
- a CDS encoding ABC transporter substrate-binding protein produces MQRFRRLVAAIALAATATTTVAACGGGDNGDDSDAKVLKLWHYESETSAMGVGWNKAIEIFKSEHPGVEVRFERKAFEQIQQNAGMIINSSEGPDIMEYNKGNATAGLLSSQGLLADLSDEADKRGWADKLSPSLQTTARYSDKGVMGSGNWFGVPNYGEYVTVYYNKDLFQSNGVKVPTTMAEMTAAMDTFVGKGITPLGMAGAEYPAGQLFYQLALSKADRQFVDNYQLYKNPVDFKADPLKYGADTFAQWVQKGYVAKNSASLKAEDMGTAFIGGKVPMIVSGSWWYGRFKTEMKANWDTFLFPGNTLQAGSSGNLWVVPENSKAKSLAYDFIDITLRPEIQDLIGNNGGVPVAADASKITDPKDRKLIEDFNTVSKSDGLAFYPDWPVPGYYDVLVSGFQGLINGSKSPDQVLDTIAKPYADGVKEITGK; encoded by the coding sequence ATGCAGCGATTCCGCCGGCTCGTCGCCGCGATCGCCCTGGCCGCGACCGCGACGACCACCGTGGCCGCTTGCGGCGGTGGTGACAACGGGGACGACAGCGACGCCAAGGTTCTGAAGCTCTGGCACTACGAGAGCGAGACCAGTGCCATGGGGGTCGGCTGGAACAAGGCCATCGAGATCTTCAAGTCTGAGCACCCGGGTGTCGAGGTGCGCTTCGAACGCAAGGCGTTCGAGCAGATCCAGCAGAACGCTGGCATGATCATCAACTCGTCCGAGGGCCCGGACATCATGGAGTACAACAAGGGCAACGCCACCGCCGGGCTGCTCTCCTCCCAGGGCCTGCTGGCCGACCTGAGCGACGAGGCCGACAAGCGCGGCTGGGCCGACAAGCTCAGCCCCAGCCTGCAGACCACCGCCCGGTACAGCGACAAGGGCGTGATGGGCTCCGGCAACTGGTTCGGTGTGCCGAACTACGGCGAGTACGTCACCGTCTACTACAACAAGGACCTTTTCCAGAGCAACGGCGTCAAGGTCCCGACCACCATGGCCGAGATGACCGCCGCGATGGACACCTTCGTCGGCAAGGGCATCACCCCGCTGGGCATGGCCGGTGCCGAGTACCCCGCCGGGCAGCTCTTCTACCAGCTCGCCCTCTCCAAGGCGGACCGGCAGTTCGTCGACAACTACCAGCTCTACAAGAACCCGGTCGACTTCAAGGCCGACCCGCTCAAGTACGGCGCGGACACCTTCGCCCAGTGGGTCCAGAAGGGCTACGTCGCCAAGAACTCGGCCAGCCTCAAGGCCGAGGACATGGGCACCGCCTTCATCGGCGGCAAGGTTCCGATGATCGTCTCGGGTAGCTGGTGGTACGGCCGGTTCAAGACCGAGATGAAGGCCAACTGGGACACCTTCCTCTTCCCCGGCAACACCCTGCAGGCCGGGTCCTCCGGCAACCTCTGGGTGGTCCCGGAGAACAGCAAGGCCAAGAGCCTGGCGTACGACTTCATCGACATCACCCTGCGTCCGGAGATCCAGGACCTGATCGGCAACAACGGCGGTGTTCCGGTCGCCGCCGACGCGTCGAAGATCACCGACCCGAAGGACCGCAAGCTGATCGAGGACTTCAACACGGTCAGCAAGTCCGACGGCCTCGCCTTCTACCCGGACTGGCCGGTCCCCGGCTACTACGACGTGCTGGTCTCCGGCTTCCAGGGCCTGATCAACGGCTCGAAGTCGCCCGACCAGGTCCTCGACACGATCGCCAAGCCGTACGCCGATGGCGTCAAGGAGATCACCGGCAAGTGA
- a CDS encoding carbohydrate ABC transporter permease gives MAVSDTVAATPPAATPTPPAPSRRRRGRTAAYWLYLLPGAVLFLLVIGAPLVGTLYLSLTKWSGIGDPRWVGLDNYQHLLHDDVFWASFRNTIWMLVAMVVVPTVLGLLLAAVLFDVIGRRFKPRTAAALRAAFYLPQVLPVVVAGIVWGWILRPDGAFNSLLDAVGLGALRHDWLGDPGTALPAVMGVMIWVQIGYPVVVFMAALQRVDPELYEAAEVDGANWLHRFRAITLPQIRPETFVVALTCTIAALKVFGPIFALTRGGPDNATNVPSYFAYYTFFKKLQVGYGSAISMVLTLIIVVVAGIFIWMQARSERRDRGF, from the coding sequence ATGGCAGTCTCCGACACGGTCGCCGCCACACCGCCGGCCGCGACCCCCACCCCGCCCGCGCCCAGCCGCCGACGCCGCGGCCGCACCGCGGCGTACTGGCTCTACCTGCTCCCCGGAGCGGTGCTCTTTCTCCTGGTCATCGGCGCGCCGCTGGTCGGCACCCTCTACCTGTCGCTGACCAAGTGGTCCGGCATCGGCGACCCCCGGTGGGTCGGCCTGGACAACTACCAGCACCTGCTGCACGACGACGTGTTCTGGGCGTCGTTCCGCAACACCATCTGGATGCTCGTCGCGATGGTGGTGGTGCCCACCGTGCTCGGGCTGCTGCTCGCCGCGGTGCTCTTCGACGTCATCGGCCGCCGGTTCAAGCCGCGCACCGCCGCCGCGCTGCGGGCCGCGTTCTACCTCCCGCAGGTGCTGCCCGTCGTGGTGGCCGGCATCGTCTGGGGCTGGATCCTCCGCCCCGACGGCGCGTTCAACAGCCTCCTCGACGCGGTCGGTCTCGGCGCGCTCCGCCACGACTGGCTCGGCGACCCGGGCACCGCCCTGCCGGCCGTGATGGGCGTGATGATCTGGGTGCAGATCGGCTACCCGGTGGTCGTCTTCATGGCGGCGTTGCAGCGGGTCGACCCCGAGCTGTACGAGGCCGCCGAGGTCGACGGCGCGAACTGGCTGCACCGGTTCCGGGCGATCACCCTTCCGCAGATCCGGCCGGAGACCTTCGTGGTGGCCCTGACCTGCACCATCGCCGCGTTGAAGGTGTTCGGGCCGATCTTCGCCCTGACCCGCGGCGGCCCGGACAACGCCACCAACGTGCCGTCCTACTTCGCCTACTACACGTTCTTCAAGAAGCTGCAGGTCGGCTACGGCTCCGCGATCTCCATGGTGCTGACACTGATCATCGTGGTGGTGGCCGGGATCTTCATCTGGATGCAGGCCCGCAGCGAGCGCCGGGACCGGGGGTTCTGA
- a CDS encoding carbohydrate ABC transporter permease, translating into MAVTLTPSTAPVTPARPVRDRQHRGVSRWVVLALVTLGALVMLVPFAFMLLNAFKSPGDYSSGGPLSWPTEFYTKGLRTYWTEVNFPLKFWNSALIAGSVAVLGVAVSLLNAYALGIGRVRGRLWIVGLFLLANMLPQEALIYPLYYVAKQVGLYNTQLSVIIIFTVIQSAFGTYLLASVMSTFPRSLLEAASLDGAGKWTVLWRVVFPNLRPTLAVLLIFFFIWTWNEFLIPLVMLIDNQTQTIPVALASLQGDRLMDAPTTNAGALISLVPAILFFLIFQRTLARGITAGAEK; encoded by the coding sequence ATGGCCGTCACGCTCACACCGAGCACCGCACCGGTGACACCGGCCCGGCCCGTACGCGACCGGCAGCACCGCGGCGTCAGCCGCTGGGTGGTGCTCGCCCTGGTCACCCTCGGCGCGCTGGTCATGCTGGTGCCATTCGCGTTCATGCTGCTCAACGCGTTCAAGTCGCCCGGCGACTACTCCTCGGGCGGCCCGCTGAGCTGGCCGACGGAGTTCTACACCAAGGGTCTGCGCACGTACTGGACCGAGGTGAACTTCCCGCTCAAGTTCTGGAACTCGGCGCTCATCGCCGGTTCCGTGGCCGTGCTCGGCGTCGCCGTCTCACTGCTCAACGCGTACGCCCTGGGCATCGGCCGGGTCCGTGGCCGGCTGTGGATCGTCGGTCTCTTCCTGCTGGCCAACATGCTGCCGCAGGAGGCGCTGATCTACCCGCTGTACTACGTGGCGAAGCAGGTCGGCCTCTACAACACCCAACTCTCGGTGATCATCATCTTCACCGTGATCCAGAGCGCGTTCGGCACCTACCTGCTCGCCTCGGTGATGAGCACGTTCCCGCGCTCGCTGCTGGAGGCCGCCTCGCTCGACGGCGCCGGCAAGTGGACGGTGCTGTGGCGGGTGGTCTTCCCCAACCTGCGGCCCACCCTCGCGGTGCTGCTCATCTTCTTCTTCATCTGGACGTGGAACGAGTTCCTCATCCCGCTGGTCATGCTGATCGACAACCAGACGCAGACCATTCCGGTCGCGCTCGCGTCGTTGCAGGGCGACCGGCTGATGGACGCTCCGACCACCAACGCCGGCGCGCTGATCAGCCTGGTGCCGGCCATCCTCTTCTTCCTCATCTTCCAGCGCACTCTCGCGCGCGGCATCACGGCAGGAGCCGAGAAGTGA